The Actinomycetota bacterium genome includes a region encoding these proteins:
- a CDS encoding ACT domain-containing protein, with protein sequence MVEQLSVFLENAPGRLAGMCRTLGAAGLNMRALMVAETGDYGVVRVLVDRPHAARAVLEDAGFTASLTRVIAVEVPDRPGGLADVVEALGEHGLNVEYAYCYVEPAGDAAVYVFRVEDPDLAAKTLGDAGFGLAGAGRLYQPDAF encoded by the coding sequence ATGGTCGAGCAGCTGTCCGTCTTCCTCGAGAACGCTCCGGGCCGCCTGGCCGGGATGTGCCGCACGCTGGGCGCCGCCGGGCTCAATATGCGGGCGCTCATGGTCGCCGAGACCGGGGACTATGGGGTCGTGCGCGTGCTCGTCGATCGGCCGCATGCCGCGCGCGCGGTGCTCGAGGACGCCGGGTTCACGGCGTCGCTCACGCGGGTCATCGCCGTCGAGGTGCCCGACCGTCCCGGCGGACTGGCCGACGTGGTCGAGGCGCTGGGCGAGCACGGCCTCAACGTGGAGTACGCGTACTGCTACGTCGAGCCGGCGGGTGACGCAGCCGTGTACGTGTTCAGGGTCGAGGACCCGGACCTCGCCGCGAAGACGCTCGGGGACGCCGGGTTCGGCCTCGCGGGGGCGGGACGCCTCTACCAGCCGGACGCGTTCTAG
- a CDS encoding phenylacetate--CoA ligase: MPRAQLEDLQLQRLKALVTRVYQNVPAYRTKYDEAGFDPASLQSLEDLRRVPFTVKDDLRAGYPYGFFAVPLRDIVRVHSSSGTTGQVTVVGYTRGDIDRWSDLIARTLACAGATEDDIVQVTYGYGLFTGGLGLHYGSERLGALTIPVSGGNTKRQVQILQDFGVTVLACTPSYALLIAETAAEMGIDPHGLPLKVGVFGAEPWSESMRTQIEDALGVKAIDIYGLSEVMGPGVASECTEQHGLHVFEDHFLVEIVDPASLEPVPDGETGEVVFTTLTKEGIPVVRYRTRDISRIIPEPCACGRTFRRMERVTGRTDDMLIIRGVNVYPSQIEQVLVGIPGVAPHYQVILTKKGSMDHVEVHVEVGPDFAFDEIKALERLQKRVAGEIAGALAVSIDVRLVEPKSIQRSEGKAKRVVDNRAEGS; the protein is encoded by the coding sequence CCCGCGTACCGGACCAAGTACGACGAGGCCGGCTTCGACCCGGCGTCGCTACAGTCGCTCGAGGACCTGCGCCGCGTGCCGTTCACGGTCAAGGACGACCTGCGTGCCGGCTACCCCTACGGCTTCTTCGCCGTCCCGCTGCGCGACATCGTGCGCGTCCACAGCTCGTCGGGCACCACGGGCCAGGTCACCGTGGTGGGCTACACCCGCGGCGACATCGACCGCTGGTCCGACCTCATCGCGCGCACGCTCGCGTGCGCGGGCGCCACCGAGGACGACATCGTCCAGGTGACGTACGGCTACGGCCTGTTCACCGGCGGGCTCGGGCTGCACTACGGCTCAGAGCGCCTCGGCGCGCTGACCATCCCCGTCTCGGGCGGGAACACGAAACGCCAGGTCCAGATCCTCCAGGACTTCGGGGTCACGGTGCTGGCCTGCACCCCGAGCTACGCGCTGCTGATCGCCGAGACCGCGGCCGAGATGGGCATCGACCCGCACGGCCTGCCGCTCAAGGTCGGCGTGTTCGGGGCCGAGCCGTGGAGCGAGAGCATGCGCACGCAGATCGAGGACGCCCTCGGCGTCAAGGCCATCGACATCTACGGCCTGTCCGAGGTGATGGGGCCCGGCGTCGCGAGCGAGTGCACGGAGCAGCACGGCCTGCATGTGTTCGAGGACCACTTCCTCGTCGAGATCGTGGACCCGGCCAGTCTCGAGCCCGTGCCCGACGGCGAGACCGGCGAGGTCGTCTTCACGACGCTGACCAAGGAGGGCATCCCGGTCGTGCGCTACCGCACGCGGGACATCTCGCGCATCATCCCGGAGCCCTGCGCGTGCGGCCGCACGTTCCGCCGCATGGAGCGCGTCACCGGCCGGACCGACGACATGCTCATCATCCGCGGCGTGAACGTGTACCCGAGCCAGATCGAGCAGGTCCTCGTCGGCATCCCCGGCGTCGCGCCGCACTATCAGGTCATCCTCACGAAGAAGGGCTCGATGGACCACGTCGAGGTGCACGTGGAGGTCGGCCCCGACTTCGCGTTCGACGAGATCAAGGCCCTCGAGCGGCTCCAGAAGCGCGTGGCGGGCGAGATCGCCGGCGCGCTGGCCGTCTCCATCGACGTGCGGCTCGTGGAGCCGAAGTCGATCCAGCGCTCCGAGGGCAAGGCGAAGCGCGTCGTCGACAACCGAGCCGAGGGGAGCTAG